One Callithrix jacchus isolate 240 chromosome 4, calJac240_pri, whole genome shotgun sequence genomic window, ATTCCAGACAGTTTGGGTTCAGAATTAGAGTACATAAAAAAGCAGTTAAAAGTATGAATAGCTTGGGAAGTTGGCCATGGCAGCAGCAGCCTTTTGTGTTATTGTTCCTTTGGTTGGTTGGtcagtttttgagacagagtctgctctgtcatccagattaaagtgcagtgctgcaatcacagctcactgcagccccaacttcTCAGGCTTAAgcagtgctcccacctcagcctcctaagtagctgggactataggtgtgcaccatcacacttggctaattttcttattttttgtagagatggggtcttactatattgcccagatttgtctcaaattcctggactcaagcaatccaccctaccttgacctcccaaaatggtgggattacaggcatgagccaccacacgtgtcCTTTGCAGCAGCCTTCACAGGGATAGTATGCACCATAGTAATTGCTCTTTGCCCCAGAAACCTTGTTTCTTGTTGCATGaaaatttttcccttttgtttttttactttctgaaaCCTGATCAAGCAGAGGTTTTATCTTAAAACCAGATCATAGATTGTTATTATTTTAGGACTGAAGAGACCTTAAAGTTAAGCTGTAGTGATAAGATTCTACTGTAATAACTCTCTTCATTTTCCATATAGCAGTTAACCTCAAGGTAGTGATTTGTATTAACTGGTAACCCTttgtctccctctgtcgcccaggctggaatgcggtggcatgatctcagctcactgcaacctctgcctcccaggatcaagtgattctcctgcctcagcctctctagtatttgggattacagacgaacaccaccatgcccagctaatttttgtattttaagtagagactgggtttcaccatgttggccaggctggtctctaactcctgacctcaggtgatctgccctccccagccccccagagtgctaggattacaggtgtgagtctctGCGCCAGGCCAACTGgtaaccctttaaaaaaaaaacccaggagttgaagactccAGCTACtcatatgttaatttaaaatgcaGCCCTTCTTTGAATATTCATGGGTTCCACATCAGTGGATTCAACCACctacaaatgaaaatattcagaagccaggagtggtggctcacctgtaatcccagcactgtggaaggcttaAACCCAGgaccttgagaccagcctgggtaacatggtgaaacctgatctctaccccccccccaaaaaaaaaattggccaggcttagtggtttgtgcctgtaatcccaactactcaggaggctgagatggtaggatcacttgagcctgggaggtggaaattgcagtgagccaaggtcacacctcTGAGCCACGTTCactccactgcgctccagcctgggtgacaaagtgagaccctgtctcaaaaaagaaaaggaaaaaaaaaattctatagagTTTTGTAAAGCAAAACTTTAATTTGCCACTAGTGTATTATGTTGAATCTATGCAAATGAAGTAATATGtaggcattgtattaggtattgtaagtaatacagagattatttaaattatgtgAGAGGATGTTCATAGTTTGTTTGTATGCAAAtgctataccattttatataagggacctAAGTATTGTAGAATTTGGTATCCACAGGAATCCTGGAACCAGTGCCCCCAGATTCTGAAGGACAACTGTAATTAATGTCTCAAATACTAATTGAGATCTGCAAAGGAATTGGAGCAAATAGCTTGGCATCTTTTTATTCATACAGTATACTCTTTCCTCCACTCTTTGTTGAAAAATACATCCCTGCCCTTAAAAATTGTGTAGTCATTGATGGAAACTCACAGCCAATAGCAATATTATGTGGATCTTTCTATTAGAATGGAATCTTGAGACTCTGGTGAGAGTACGTTGCTTAGCGAAGTGCCTGGTATAAAAAGTAggtgctgaatgaataaaagaagtgAGCCATAAAaacccacttgtctatttttgttacTCAATTAGTAATGACTAACGAGGGACGAGAAAGTGTTTTAGTCACAGAAAAGGCACGTAAAGTAGTTTCAAGACATGAGAGAATGGAATATTTCGGGAACTACAGGTAGCTCAGTTTTTTGTTTGAGTGGAGGGAAAGATAAAAGGAAACTAGAACAGATGAGGCAGTGATCAAATTGTGAAGGGCCTTCTGTATTCCACActgagtttatattttattctgaaatacattgtaattatttaaagaattttaaaagtgggTAAGGCATGATGCTATGAGTGGGGTAGAGAAGCGCTGAATGGGATGTTACATGGGAGTTAAAAGCAACATGTAAGCCTTGGGTGTGTTTAGGTCAAGGATACTAGGCAGCCAgaggaaaggaacagaaaaggGAATGGGAAGAGGGTACAAAAGACAAACCTTTCCTTTTTCCAAAACTTGCTTGTTGCTGTTCTAGTGCTTGGAAAGGGGTTGAGTTTCTGTTCTTCCTCTGAATTCATGTCACTTAGCTTTCTAGTCCCGTGACTTATAAATTTAAGCTTGTGCTATCAGTATTTATGATTAACTGTTATGAATTAAGTAGATTTTTATGGGCTAATCAATTACATTGTCTTTATACAAAATTGTTGTGAATtcaaattcaacttttaaaacttaCCTTCTTCACACAGCCCTTGcctaaagaaaatgtaaaagaaaaaaaaagtaaaacattctgTATAGCCAGTTTACGATTTGATTCTTgcctttttacttattttcaatGAAAGAtcagaagaataaaaattgtaaaatataattttttttgttgccaTTATGTAAGGTTTCAGGTTTAATTAtaacatgaaaatgtttttaaagcagATTTATTGAAGCTCATTACCCTTAATGAATTGAATCTTTGAATTCAGTGGCAGACTAGATTAGAATGTCAGTGGAATTCCCCTTGTAAATAATTTTAGCTGTGTTTCGTGAGCAATAAATAGAATTCTTTAATCAGCTTTGGCCATTCCTGGAGAAAAGGCCCAACAGAAATTTCTTTGAGGTGGAGTttagctcttattgcccaggcctggagtgcagcggtgcgatctcagctcactgcaaactctgcctccctggttcaagtgatcctcttgctttatcctcctgagtagctgggattacaggtgcccgtcaccacacccggctaagtttttgtatttttggtagacatgggatttcatcatgttggccagcctgatcttgaactcctgacctcaggcaatccacctgcctcagcctcttagtgtgcagggattaaaggtgtgagccaccatgcccagcctccctaaatcctttttaaaattcatttatttctccatcaTTTCCTGAATTTCTGGATAATCACACCCCTTTTTAGAGCTTTCACCAGGAAGAACTTTTACCAGTTCTTCTGACATTATTTTATGTGCcttcagtattatttttaatgatctttATGGTTGACTTGGCCCTGAATTCTTCCCAGACTTCTTTGTGCCTTTCTGTGTATAGTATGCACAAAAACcacacatgattttttttctttattgcatatCATAACAGAGGAGTGGCCTAATTGTTCACCATTAGCAGCCCCTTAAGTCATGTAAGAGATGCAAATGTTTTACTGTACAAGTTTTAAGGCACAAATCTATCTCGGAATagtataaaatacaaaagtttataTGAAATCTAGAGACACCCGTATGGtcccacttccttcccagttttcatctttcttccctgtcactttttatatttttattattatttttaagagacagggtcttgctctgttgccagggttGGAGTACAGTGTGCAATCCTAGCTTAtggcagcctcaaattcccaatttcaagcaatccttctgcctcagccttctgagtagctaggattacaggcacatcccaccatgcccagctaatgtgtgtgtgtgtgtgtgtgtgtgtgtgtgtgtgtgtgtgtgtgtgtgtgtgtggagattgcagatggggtctttctgtattgcccaggctggtctcaaactcctggcctcaagcagtctctctcgccttgccttcccaaagcactgggatactgggattacagacatgagccagagccaccatgcacagccttttttttttttttggagacagggtcttcatccaggctggattgcagcagtgccatctctgctcactgcagcctcagccttccagattcAGGCTAATCTCCTTcttcagccccacaagtagctgggactacagctgaaTAAcatgacgcctggctaatttttatactttttgtagagatggggtctccctatgttgcccaggcacatctcgaactcctgagttcaaacaatccacctccctcagcctcccaaagtgcttggattataaggatgaaccactgcacccagcctagcctatgattttttaaataggacTCTTCATATCTAttctttctgttcattttctttttggtcaTTGTACTCTTGCTTTTTCTAAAATCAAGGCCAATTCAGTATCccagcttccttttcctttttattaaaagtactaaaatatttttgccCTACAAGTTTAAGTTTCggttttagtaaaatattttctttttgacttaaGAAAATAACAGACCCTATCAGTTCTCTctacttattttctttgttgcCTTTTGATCCTAtatcttagatattttattcaaATGAATGTGGCCATATCCTGTGGCTACCTCTCATGTATCATGGTTTCCTTCTGGTCTTTAAAACCCATTTTTGTCTCTCTACTCCATGTGTCTTTCAGATGACTCTTACCTTTATTATTGCTATCTGATACTAATAGTTTAAGATGCTAATTCATAAGAAAAAGTGTTTCGGGCTAGGTCTACCCCTACTCCTAATTCTTAAGCTGGTCCAGCCATGAGAAAGGTGATTTGATACTCAGTTTTATGGTAGCACTAGAATCTCCACTATTAGGGAGTAGTTCCTTATTTTATagaagcaaaattttttttcagtactGATAAGTTTGGAAATATGGAAATATTCTCAGTTTTATAATAGGATTAGAAGGGTTTTGTTTCAGATAAGATTGTATACAAACAGGTAGTAAGAGTTAACAATAAGGATGACATTTATTGatcatttactatgtgccaggcattatacCAAACTGTAACACATACTTAATCTCCTTTAATACAGCAATTTAATGAAGTTTAAGTGCTATTTTGACCTCTATAAGTGGGATATGAAAGgtcaaaaatgttaaataacttaCAAATTTGCATAGCTATTAAATAATTTCATACCCAAGTCTTAGCTTTCAGTACTTACACATTTCTGCTATTCTATGCAGTTcattttacatacacacatacaagacTGAGCTGCAGTGCTTTAGAAGGGGAATCCTTTCGTAAGTTGCTATAACAAGATTTGAGAAAAACAGATCTCAATCTTAACTAAATTCTCAAATCAGTGTAGATCAAATTAACATTTCCTATTTGCTTTTTCACAGACTGAAGGGGCTGGACTTGCTACCTGTATAGAACTATGTGTAAAAGCTCTTCGCTTGGAGTCTACAGAAAATACTGAAGTGAAAATATCTATTTGCAAGACCATTTCATGTTTGTTGCCTGATGATCTGGAAGTTAAACGTGCTTGTCAACTGAGTGAATTTCTTATTGAGCCTACAGTAGATGCATATTATGCTGTGGAAATGTTATATAATCAGCCAGACCAgaaatatgatgaagagaatctTCCAATACCAAATTCTCTACGCTGTGAGCTGTTACTTGTATTGAAAACTCAGTGGCCCTTTGATCCAGAATTCTGGGATTGGAAAACCTTGAAACGACAATGTCTTGCATTAATGGGAGAAGAAGCATCCATTGTGTCTTCAATAGATGAATTAAATGACAGTGAAGTATATGAAAAAGTAGACTACCAAGAAGAGAGTAAAGAAACTTCTACAAATGGACTTTGTGGTGGAGTTGGTGCTAATTCTGGCCTTCTTAAAGACATTGGTGATGAAAAGcagaagaagagagagataaaACAGTTAAGAGAAAGGGGATTTATATCCGCTAGGTTTAGAAATTGGCAAGCCTACATGCAGTATTGTGTGTTGTGTGACAAAGAATTTCTTGGTCACAGAATAGTACGACATGCTCAGAAACATTACAAAGATGGAATTTATAGTTGCCCCATATGTGCAAAGAACTTTAATTCAAAAGAAACTTTTGTCCCTCATGTCACACTGCATGTTAAACAATCTAGTAAAGAGAGACTAGCAGCTATGAAACCATTAAGAAGATTGGGAAGACCTCCGAAGATCACAACTACCAATGAAAATCAGAAGACTAATACTGTGGCTAAACAGGAGCAGCGacctataaaaaaaaatagtctctaTTCAACAGATTTTATAGTGTTTAATGACAATGATGGTTCAGATGATGAGAATGATGACAAAGATAAATCCTATGAGCCAGAAGTGATTCCAGTCCAGAAACCAGTACCTGTTAATGAATTTAATTGCCCTGTAACTTTTTGTAAAAAGGGctttaagtactttaaaaatttaattgctCATGTAAAGGGGCATAAAGATAATGAAGATGCCAAGCGCTTTCTtgaaatgcagagcaaaaaagtTATTTGCCAGTACTGTAGACGGCATTTTGTAAGTGTTACTCATCTCAATGATCACTTACAGATGCACTGTGGCAGTAAACCATATATCTGTATACAGATGAAATGTAAGGCTGGTTTTAATAGTTATGCTGAGCTTTTAACCCACCGAAAGGAGCATCAAGTCTTTAGAGCAAAATGTATGTTTCCTAAATGTGGAAGAATTTTTTCAGAAGCTTATTTACTATATGATCATGAAGCACAACATTATAATACGTACACTTGCAAGTTCACAGGTTGTGGTAAAGTTTATCGTTCTCAGGGTGAGCTGGAAAAGCATCTGGATGATCACAGTACTCCTCCTGAAAAAGTGCTGCCTTCTGAATCCCAGCTTAATTCATCTGGAGATTCCATTCAGCCTTCCGAAGTGAATCAGAACACAGCAGAGAATACTGAGAAAGAAAGCTCTATGCTTCCTTCAGAAAATAACATTGAGAACAGCTTACTGACAGATAGAAGTGATACTTGGgaaaaaagcaaagtagaatCAGCTGTGACCAAACAAGACCCGATTTCTCCCTCTGAGCTCAGGCAAACTAATGGACCATTGTCAAATGGTTTGGAAAACCCTGCTACTACTCCTCTGCTTCAATCCAGTGAAGTAGCTGTGTCCATTAAGGTGTCTCTCAATCAGGGGATTGAGGATAAATTTGGAAAGCAAGAAAACACAACTGTGGAAGGCAGTGGTGAAGCACTAGTTACAGACTTACATACACAAGTTGAAGATACTTGTAATGATTTGTGTCATCCAGGTTTCCAAGAGAAAAAAGGACAGGATTGCTTTAGTGAAGCCCAGATGACTCAGAATTCTTTAGTGAATTCAGAAACCCTCAAAATAGGTGACCTTACCCCACAAAACTTAGAAAGACAAGTGAACAACTTGATGACCTTTTCTGTGCAAAATCAGGCAGGATTTCAAAACAGTTTACCAACTTCCAAATTTGAATGTGGAGATAATGTTAAAACATCGTCCAGTATTTATAATTTACCTCTTAAGACATTAGAAAGTATTGCATTTGTTCCACCACAGCCCAGCCTAAGTAATTCACTAGGAACTCCATCAGTGCCTCCAAAAGCTCCAGTCCAGAAATTCAGCTGCCAGGTTGAAGGATGTACTCGAACCTATAATTCTTCACAGAGTATTGGGAAACACATGAAGACAGCACACCCTGATCAATATGCTGCATTTAAAATGCAgcgcaaaaataaaaaaggtcaaAAAGCTAACAACTTAAATACACCAAATAATGgaaagtttgtttattttttgccacCACAGGTGAACAGCtcaaataatgcattttttaCATCACAGACCAAAGCCAATGGGAATTCTACTTGTTCGGCCCAGTTACAGCATGTCTCACCTCCCATTTTTCCAGCTCATCTAGCAAGTGTGTCAACTCCATTGTTGCCCTCAATGGAAAGTGTCATGAATCCAAATATAACTTCTCAGGATAAAAATGAACAAGGTGGTATGTTATGTTCCCAAATGGAAAATTTGTCTAATACTGCCTTGCCAGCACAAATGGAAGATCTCACCAAAACAGTTTTGCCTTTGAATATTGACAGTGGTTCAGATCCTTTCCTTCCTTTACCTACAGAAAGTAGTTCAATGTCTCTCTTCCCTTCACCAGCAGATAGTGGGACTAACTCTGTTTTTTCCCAACtggaaaataatacaaatcaTTATTCCTCACAGATTGAAGGAAACACTAATTCCTCCTTTCTAAAGGGAGGTAATGGGGAAAATGCAGTTTTTCCTTCACAGGTGAATGTTGCAAATGACTTTAGTAGCACCAATGCCCAACAATCTGCacctgaaaaagttaaaaaagaccGTGGGCGGGGCCCaaatgggaaggaaagaaaacccaaGCACAATAAAAGGGCTAAATGGCCTGCAATTATCAGAGATGGGAAATTTATCTGTAGCAGGTGTTACAGAGCTTTTACTAATCCCAGATCACTGGGTGGGCACTTATCCAAGCGATCTTACTGTAAACCACTGGATGGAGCTGAAATTGCTCAAGAACTTCTACAGAGTAATGGACAGCCTTCTCTTCTTGCCAGCATGATTCTCTCCACAAATGCAGTAAATTTGCAGCAGCCGCAACAATCTACCTTCAATCCAGAAGCATGTTTTAAAGATCCATCATTTCTACAGCTTCTTGCTGCTGAAAATCGCTCGCCAACATTTTTACCAAATACATTTTCTCGACCTGCTGTGACTAACTTTAATACCAGTGTTAGTCAGGAAGGTAGTGAAATTATTAAACAGGCTTTGGAAACTGCTGGCATTCCCAGTACATTTGAGGGTGCTGAAATGCTTTCCCATGTTTCAACAGGTTGTGTCTCTGAAGCACCACAAGTAAATGCAACAGTGATGCCAAATCCAACTGTGCCACCCCTGTTGCAGACTGTATGCCATCCAAACACCCTGCTGACCACCCAGAATAGGACATCAAACTCCAAAACTTCCTCCATTGAGGAATGTAACAGTTTGCCTGTTTTTCCAACGAATGACTTACTACTGAAGACTGTTGAAAATGGTTTGTGTTCTAGTTCATTCCCTAATGCTAGTGGGCCATCGCAAAATTTTACCAGTAACAGTTCTCGTGTTTCTGTTATAAGTGGTCCTCAGAACACAAGATCCAGTCatctaaataaaaaaggaaacagtgcttctaagagaagaaagaaagttgCTCTTCCACTAATTGCGCCTAACGCTTCCCAAAACTTGGTAACAAGTGACTTAACAACAATGGGACTCATAGCAAAAAGTATTGAGATCCCAAATACTAACCTTCATTCAAATGTCATTCCAAGTTGTGAACCTCAGAGTCTGGTGGAAAATCTaacacagaaattaaataatgttaaCAATCAGTTATTTATGACTGATGTAAAAGAGAATTTCAAAACCAGTCTTGAGTCCCGTACAGTGTTAGCCCCTTTaacattaaaaactgaaaatggtGATTCCCAAATGATGGCTTTGAATTCATGCACAACTTCAATAAATTCTGATTTGCAGATTTCTGAAGATAATGTTATACAAAACTTTGAAAAGACTCTTGAAATTATTAAAACTGCTATGAATTCTCAAATACTTGAGATAAAAACTGGAACTCAGGGTGCTGGTGAAACATCACAAAATGCtcaaataaattataacattCAGCTTCCTTCAGTAAACACTGTGCAAAATAACAAATTACCCGATTCTCCTCAGTTTTCCTCCTTTGTAAGTGTCATGCCAACAAAAAATAATGTTCCTCAGTCTGAAGTATCACATAAGGAGGATCAAATACAGGAAATCTTAGAAggcttacagaaattaaaattagaaaatgatcTATCCACTCCAGCATCCCAGTGTGTACTGATAAATACATCAGTGACACTGACTCCGACGCCTGTTAAATCAGTTGCAAATGTCACAGTTGTCCAGCCAGTTTCTGAAATGATAAACATTCAACTTAATGAAAAAGTTAATAAACCTTTTGTGTGTCAAAATCAAGGCTGTAACTACAGCGCTATGACAAAGGATGCACTATTTAAGCACTATGGTAAAATTCATCAATACACTCCAGAAATGATtcttgaaattaagaaaaatcaatTGAAATTTGCTCCCTTTAAATGTGTAGTACCTACATGTACAAAAACATTTACAAGAAATTCTAACCTTCGGGCACACTGTCAGTTGGTGCATCATTTTACAACTGAAGAAAtggtaaagttaaaaataaaaaggccttATGGAAGAAAATCTCAGAGTGAAAATGTGTCGGCCCCACGAAGTACACAAGTGAAAAAACAGCTAGCTAtgacagaggaaaataaaagggAATCTCAGCCTGTTTTAGAATTGAGAGCAGAGACCCAAAATACCCACAGTAATGTAGCAGTGATCCCAGAAAAACAAcctgtagaaaaaaaaagtcctgacaAAACAGAAAGTTCTTTGCAAGTGATTACAGTTACTTCAGAACAATATAATACAGATGCTCCCACAAACACACAAACCAAAGGACGAAAAATTAGgaggcataaaaaagaaaaggaggagaaaaaacgAAAGAAGCCAGTTTCCCAGTCCCTTGAGTTTCCAACAAGATATAGTCCTTATAGACCTTATCGATGTGTTCACCAGGGATGCTTTGCTGCCTTTACGATACAGCAAAACTTGATTCTCCATTACCAGGCAGTACACAAATCAGATCTACCTGCATTTTCAGCAGAGGTCGAAGAGGAAAGTGAAGCTGGtaaagaaagtgaagaaattgAAACTAAACAAAGTTTGAAAGAATTTCGATGTCAGGTAAGTGACTGTTCTCGAATTTTCCAAGCAATTACTGGCCTAATACAACACTACATGAAACTTCATGAAATGACTCCTGAAGAAATTGAAAGTATGACTGCTTCTGTGGATGTTGGGAAATTTCCATGTGACCAGTTGGAGTGTAAATCTTCATTTACTACATATTTGAACTATGTTGTTCATCTAGAAGCAGACCATGGAATTGGACTAAGGGCAAGTAAAACAGAAGAAGATGGTGTATACAAATGTGATTGTGAAGGTTGTGACCGTATATATGCAACTCGGTCAAATCTCCTCCGACACATTTTTAACAAGCATAATGACAAACATAAAGCTCATTTGATTCGTCCAAGAAGATTAACTCCTGGCCAGGAAAATATgtcaagcaaggcaaatcaagaaaaGTCAAAGGCTAAACATCGGGGAACAAAACATAGCagatgtggaaaggaaggaataaaaataaccaagaccaaacgaaagaaaaaaaataatttagaaaacaagAATGCAAAGATTGTGCAGATTGAAGAAAATAAGCCTTATTCTCTGAAACGTGGGAAGCATGTATATTCTATAAAGGCTAGAAATGATGCCCTGTCTGAGTGTACGAGCAGATTTGTAACCCAGTATCCATGTATGATAAAGGGATGTACTTCAGTTGTTACAAGTGAAAGCAATATAATTAGACATTATAAGTGCCATAAATTATCTAAGGCATTTACATCACAACACCGAAATCTTCTTATTGTATTCAAACGGTGTTGCAACTCACAAGTAAAGGAAACTTCTGAGCAAGAAGGTGCTAAGAATGATGTGAAAGATCCTGACACGTGTGTATCAGAGAGCAATGATAATTCAAGAACAGCTACAGTTCCACAAAAGgaagttgaaaaaaatgaaaaagatgaaatgGATGAACTAACAGAattatttattacaaaattaataaatgaagataGCACAAGTGTAGAGACCCAAGCTAATACCTCTTCAAATGTAAGTAATGATTTTCAGGAAAGTAACCCCTGCCAGTCAGAAAGACAAAAAGCAAGTAATTTGAAGAgagttaataaagaaaaaaatgtctcacaaaataaaaaaaggaaagttgagAAGGCTGAACCAGCATCAGCAGCTGAGTTAAGTAGCGTGTgtaaagaagaagaaactgctGTTGCCATTCAAACCACTGAGGAGCATCCTTCATCTTTTGACTGGAGCTCTTTTAAGCCAATGGGATTTGAGGTATCATTTCTGAAGTTTCTTGAGGAGTCTGCagtgaagcagaagaaaaatactgACAAAGACCATCCAAATACTGGGAATAAAAAAGGGTcccattcaaattcaagaaaaaacATTGATAAGACTGCTGTGACTAGTGGAAATCATGTATGTCCTTGTAAAGAAAGTGAAACCTTTGTACAGTTTGCCAATCCATCACAGCTTCAGTGCAGTGATAATGTAAAAATTGTTTTAGACAAGAATCTTAAAGATTGCAC contains:
- the ZNF292 gene encoding zinc finger protein 292 isoform X4, which gives rise to MICNLESEGDEKSALVLCTAFLSRQLQQGDMYCAWELTLFWSKLQQRVEPSIQVYLERCRQLSLLTKTVYHIFFLIKVINSETEGAGLATCIELCVKALRLESTENTEVKISICKTISCLLPDDLEVKRACQLSEFLIEPTVDAYYAVEMLYNQPDQKYDEENLPIPNSLRCELLLVLKTQWPFDPEFWDWKTLKRQCLALMGEEASIVSSIDELNDSEVYEKVDYQEESKETSTNGLCGGVGANSGLLKDIGDEKQKKREIKQLRERGFISARFRNWQAYMQYCVLCDKEFLGHRIVRHAQKHYKDGIYSCPICAKNFNSKETFVPHVTLHVKQSSKERLAAMKPLRRLGRPPKITTTNENQKTNTVAKQEQRPIKKNSLYSTDFIVFNDNDGSDDENDDKDKSYEPEVIPVQKPVPVNEFNCPVTFCKKGFKYFKNLIAHVKGHKDNEDAKRFLEMQSKKVICQYCRRHFVSVTHLNDHLQMHCGSKPYICIQMKCKAGFNSYAELLTHRKEHQVFRAKCMFPKCGRIFSEAYLLYDHEAQHYNTYTCKFTGCGKVYRSQGELEKHLDDHSTPPEKVLPSESQLNSSGDSIQPSEVNQNTAENTEKESSMLPSENNIENSLLTDRSDTWEKSKVESAVTKQDPISPSELRQTNGPLSNGLENPATTPLLQSSEVAVSIKVSLNQGIEDKFGKQENTTVEGSGEALVTDLHTQVEDTCNDLCHPGFQEKKGQDCFSEAQMTQNSLVNSETLKIGDLTPQNLERQVNNLMTFSVQNQAGFQNSLPTSKFECGDNVKTSSSIYNLPLKTLESIAFVPPQPSLSNSLGTPSVPPKAPVQKFSCQVEGCTRTYNSSQSIGKHMKTAHPDQYAAFKMQRKNKKGQKANNLNTPNNGKFVYFLPPQVNSSNNAFFTSQTKANGNSTCSAQLQHVSPPIFPAHLASVSTPLLPSMESVMNPNITSQDKNEQGGMLCSQMENLSNTALPAQMEDLTKTVLPLNIDSGSDPFLPLPTESSSMSLFPSPADSGTNSVFSQLENNTNHYSSQIEGNTNSSFLKGGNGENAVFPSQVNVANDFSSTNAQQSAPEKVKKDRGRGPNGKERKPKHNKRAKWPAIIRDGKFICSRCYRAFTNPRSLGGHLSKRSYCKPLDGAEIAQELLQSNGQPSLLASMILSTNAVNLQQPQQSTFNPEACFKDPSFLQLLAAENRSPTFLPNTFSRPAVTNFNTSVSQEGSEIIKQALETAGIPSTFEGAEMLSHVSTGCVSEAPQVNATVMPNPTVPPLLQTVCHPNTLLTTQNRTSNSKTSSIEECNSLPVFPTNDLLLKTVENGLCSSSFPNASGPSQNFTSNSSRVSVISGPQNTRSSHLNKKGNSASKRRKKVALPLIAPNASQNLVTSDLTTMGLIAKSIEIPNTNLHSNVIPSCEPQSLVENLTQKLNNVNNQLFMTDVKENFKTSLESRTVLAPLTLKTENGDSQMMALNSCTTSINSDLQISEDNVIQNFEKTLEIIKTAMNSQILEIKTGTQGAGETSQNAQINYNIQLPSVNTVQNNKLPDSPQFSSFVSVMPTKNNVPQSEVSHKEDQIQEILEGLQKLKLENDLSTPASQCVLINTSVTLTPTPVKSVANVTVVQPVSEMINIQLNEKVNKPFVCQNQGCNYSAMTKDALFKHYGKIHQYTPEMILEIKKNQLKFAPFKCVVPTCTKTFTRNSNLRAHCQLVHHFTTEEMVKLKIKRPYGRKSQSENVSAPRSTQVKKQLAMTEENKRESQPVLELRAETQNTHSNVAVIPEKQPVEKKSPDKTESSLQVITVTSEQYNTDAPTNTQTKGRKIRRHKKEKEEKKRKKPVSQSLEFPTRYSPYRPYRCVHQGCFAAFTIQQNLILHYQAVHKSDLPAFSAEVEEESEAGKESEEIETKQSLKEFRCQVSDCSRIFQAITGLIQHYMKLHEMTPEEIESMTASVDVGKFPCDQLECKSSFTTYLNYVVHLEADHGIGLRASKTEEDGVYKCDCEGCDRIYATRSNLLRHIFNKHNDKHKAHLIRPRRLTPGQENMSSKANQEKSKAKHRGTKHSRCGKEGIKITKTKRKKKNNLENKNAKIVQIEENKPYSLKRGKHVYSIKARNDALSECTSRFVTQYPCMIKGCTSVVTSESNIIRHYKCHKLSKAFTSQHRNLLIVFKRCCNSQVKETSEQEGAKNDVKDPDTCVSESNDNSRTATVPQKEVEKNEKDEMDELTELFITKLINEDSTSVETQANTSSNVSNDFQESNPCQSERQKASNLKRVNKEKNVSQNKKRKVEKAEPASAAELSSVCKEEETAVAIQTTEEHPSSFDWSSFKPMGFEVSFLKFLEESAVKQKKNTDKDHPNTGNKKGSHSNSRKNIDKTAVTSGNHVCPCKESETFVQFANPSQLQCSDNVKIVLDKNLKDCTELVLKQLQEMKPTVSLKKLEVHSNDPDMSIMKDVSIGKATGRGQY